A window from Moritella yayanosii encodes these proteins:
- a CDS encoding methylated-DNA--[protein]-cysteine S-methyltransferase — protein sequence MILPFKLSTFMYYDKFIVSYTSATGEQESHLILVGNEEGITQLMIDNGSKEINIIAEWMHSSTFFNDAKQQLREYFNNKRQKFDLKLNPAGTVFQRHAWQQLIKIPYGETRRYKDIAAGLGNPNASRAVGMANNRNPIPIIIPCHRVIGANNKLVGYAYGLELKQQLLSLEQRN from the coding sequence ATGATCCTACCATTTAAGTTGTCAACCTTTATGTATTACGATAAATTCATCGTCTCCTACACCTCTGCCACTGGTGAACAAGAGTCTCATCTTATTTTGGTCGGTAATGAAGAAGGTATCACCCAACTAATGATTGATAACGGCAGCAAAGAGATCAATATTATTGCCGAATGGATGCATTCCAGTACATTTTTCAATGATGCCAAGCAGCAATTACGTGAATACTTTAATAATAAGCGACAAAAATTTGATCTGAAATTGAACCCTGCAGGCACAGTATTTCAGCGCCATGCTTGGCAACAATTAATCAAAATACCGTATGGGGAAACGCGTCGTTATAAAGACATTGCGGCAGGTCTGGGCAATCCCAACGCGTCAAGGGCTGTTGGCATGGCCAATAACAGAAATCCAATCCCGATTATAATTCCTTGCCATCGGGTGATTGGTGCCAATAACAAGCTAGTTGGTTATGCTTACGGATTAGAGTTGAAGCAACAATTGTTGTCGCTTGAACAACGCAATTAG
- a CDS encoding GAF domain-containing protein, whose amino-acid sequence MPFVNIKQSFSEWQARLNTLAEHSGLHSILIMESKPDTMEVVVANEQPIYHVGDCGPKSRQSGCHELYCERVVDTAQPVFIPDASIDDEWKGNEDYVKFNLGVYLGFPLVSQGVVVGTICALNDKTFDFNEGSPSVCSELVQLKTDIELAF is encoded by the coding sequence ATGCCATTTGTTAACATCAAACAGTCATTTTCTGAGTGGCAAGCGCGCCTTAATACGCTCGCGGAGCATTCAGGCTTACACTCCATCCTGATTATGGAGTCAAAACCCGATACCATGGAAGTTGTCGTGGCGAATGAACAGCCTATTTACCATGTCGGTGATTGTGGCCCCAAAAGTAGACAATCAGGTTGTCACGAACTGTATTGCGAACGTGTGGTTGATACGGCGCAGCCAGTGTTTATTCCAGATGCCAGTATTGATGATGAATGGAAAGGTAACGAAGATTATGTAAAGTTTAACTTAGGTGTTTACCTGGGTTTTCCGTTAGTCAGTCAAGGCGTAGTTGTCGGTACGATCTGCGCGTTAAACGATAAGACCTTTGATTTTAATGAAGGCTCACCATCGGTATGCAGTGAGTTAGTACAATTAAAGACAGATATCGAATTAGCATTCTAA
- a CDS encoding aldo/keto reductase — MQFSILGSSGLSVSRVCLGSMTWGFQNNQQDANQQIDYALSQGVNFIDTAEMYAVPPSADTYGKTETIIGNWLAANPQRRKDIVLATKIAGPGLSWVRNGDPITGDAIVQAVDASLKRLQTSYIDLFQLHWPNRPNPHFNQHNPNKIRFSDINTADHTAQMLDILQGLKRCVVAGKIRFCGLSDDTTWGINTYLKLSEQYDLPRMVSIQNEFSLLHAKDWPYLIENCVHEDIAYLPWSPLATGLLTGKYLNEARPEGSRWTFSQPNKLYRNTDNVHLATADYVDIAHQHGITPAQLALAWCDQVDGVTSTIIGATTLPQLTENISAFATPLTPQALADIASVFKRFPAPF; from the coding sequence ATGCAATTTTCAATACTCGGTAGTAGCGGTTTGTCTGTATCACGAGTCTGCCTAGGCAGCATGACGTGGGGATTTCAGAACAACCAGCAAGACGCCAACCAACAAATTGACTACGCACTGTCACAGGGCGTGAACTTTATCGATACCGCAGAGATGTATGCAGTGCCGCCATCCGCTGATACCTACGGTAAAACAGAAACCATTATCGGCAATTGGCTAGCGGCAAACCCGCAGCGCCGTAAAGACATCGTCTTAGCGACTAAAATTGCAGGTCCGGGGCTATCTTGGGTACGCAATGGCGATCCCATTACTGGAGATGCTATCGTACAAGCTGTCGATGCCTCATTAAAGCGTTTGCAGACCAGTTATATCGACTTGTTTCAGTTGCACTGGCCAAACCGCCCTAACCCGCATTTTAATCAGCATAACCCTAACAAGATCCGTTTTAGTGACATCAATACGGCCGATCATACCGCGCAAATGCTCGATATCTTACAAGGGTTAAAACGTTGTGTAGTCGCCGGCAAGATCCGCTTTTGTGGTCTGTCTGATGATACGACGTGGGGAATTAATACCTACCTTAAACTCAGTGAGCAATATGACCTGCCACGCATGGTATCGATTCAAAATGAATTCAGTTTGTTGCACGCTAAAGACTGGCCGTATTTAATCGAAAATTGTGTGCATGAAGATATCGCCTATTTACCTTGGTCGCCATTGGCAACGGGATTATTAACGGGAAAATACTTGAACGAGGCGCGACCGGAAGGCAGCCGCTGGACTTTCTCGCAACCCAATAAATTATACAGAAACACTGACAACGTGCACTTAGCGACAGCTGACTATGTTGACATCGCCCACCAACATGGCATCACACCTGCGCAATTAGCCCTAGCCTGGTGCGATCAAGTTGATGGTGTCACGTCGACGATTATTGGCGCGACAACACTGCCGCAACTAACAGAAAACATCAGCGCCTTTGCAACGCCGTTAACACCACAAGCATTAGCGGATATAGCATCGGTGTTTAAACGCTTTCCTGCACCGTTTTAG
- a CDS encoding methyl-accepting chemotaxis protein — MANISSQLISLTNCNGEYTHVNDDFCNALGYSQEELQGKDSRELDSQVMPKSVQEEIKKTLAQGYSWQGILPKAQKNGQTVWLDSFITPQFENGKITGHQAVSALATPQLISRASNIYKNLNGKRFLFEFTRVQKFAFLTLLSFTAQIFIFTYLGLTTAIIAAVAALTPMIVFWQDIIPMAQKAQQMQSTFDSVSRQVYFGKGTASVFDFNMGLLKTKIKAILERTLDSTKPIQKIIQTVSAGTEQIRANLETQQQELTEVSTAMSQMLASTEQIVTNSVATSEEINATFDLCETAQTSINTTTAEIKILADDVEQASAAADKLNREAQNVGQLMADIQSIADQTNLLALNAAIEAARAGEQGRGFAVVADEVRTLSSRTQGTAVHIHTSLSAMLETISDWLVMMKKNKDNADNCVAHAEQSDRAIAIIHEKMQAMADLSMQIATAAEQQSIVSNEINHHVIEIKQGAERNWQHTETVVTQMDELKIDVNNISNLAKTFMPEG, encoded by the coding sequence ATGGCAAATATATCCTCTCAACTCATTTCGTTAACAAACTGTAACGGTGAATATACCCATGTAAACGACGATTTCTGTAACGCGTTGGGCTACTCTCAAGAAGAATTGCAGGGCAAAGACAGTCGGGAACTTGATTCGCAGGTCATGCCGAAATCAGTCCAAGAGGAAATTAAAAAAACCTTAGCACAAGGTTATTCTTGGCAGGGCATCCTCCCCAAAGCCCAAAAAAATGGTCAGACCGTATGGCTCGATAGTTTTATCACCCCGCAATTTGAAAATGGCAAAATAACCGGCCATCAGGCAGTCAGCGCACTGGCAACACCGCAATTAATCAGCCGTGCCAGCAACATCTATAAAAACCTGAACGGCAAACGCTTTTTATTCGAATTTACCCGCGTACAAAAATTCGCATTTTTAACCCTGCTCAGCTTCACCGCCCAAATTTTTATCTTCACCTATTTGGGCCTAACAACCGCTATCATAGCGGCGGTCGCCGCGCTCACACCCATGATAGTATTCTGGCAAGATATTATCCCAATGGCGCAGAAAGCCCAGCAGATGCAATCCACATTTGACAGTGTCAGTCGTCAGGTATACTTCGGTAAAGGCACCGCCAGCGTATTTGATTTCAACATGGGCTTACTTAAAACCAAGATCAAAGCCATTTTAGAACGCACCTTAGATTCAACAAAACCGATCCAAAAGATTATACAAACTGTGTCAGCAGGTACCGAGCAAATCAGAGCAAATCTGGAGACACAACAACAAGAATTAACCGAAGTCAGCACCGCGATGTCGCAAATGCTGGCATCAACAGAACAAATTGTCACAAACAGCGTCGCAACCTCTGAAGAGATCAACGCCACATTTGACTTATGTGAAACTGCACAAACCAGCATTAATACCACCACAGCAGAAATTAAAATACTGGCCGATGATGTAGAGCAAGCCTCCGCCGCCGCCGATAAATTAAATAGGGAAGCGCAGAATGTGGGGCAGTTAATGGCCGACATTCAGTCGATTGCCGATCAAACTAACCTGCTCGCCTTAAACGCCGCCATTGAAGCCGCCAGAGCCGGTGAGCAAGGCCGGGGCTTTGCCGTGGTGGCCGATGAAGTTCGTACCTTATCATCACGCACCCAAGGAACCGCCGTTCATATCCACACCAGTTTATCCGCCATGCTGGAGACTATCAGTGACTGGTTAGTGATGATGAAAAAGAATAAAGACAATGCTGATAACTGTGTGGCTCACGCGGAACAATCCGATCGGGCGATTGCGATCATCCATGAAAAAATGCAGGCTATGGCCGATCTGTCAATGCAAATTGCTACCGCAGCTGAACAGCAAAGTATCGTATCCAATGAAATTAATCATCATGTCATCGAAATTAAACAAGGCGCAGAACGTAACTGGCAGCATACCGAAACCGTCGTTACGCAAATGGATGAACTAAAAATAGATGTGAATAATATCAGTAACTTGGCGAAAACATTTATGCCAGAAGGTTAA
- a CDS encoding Fe-S-containing protein — MSFFAASVLHKFLIFVFLLGLLSARASSVKLKAVVIQSALGIVIGFLMSLYMPTSLLARVSVSLLEACVLAAMVLTLLLPKVLSMLCGLWQIVLLALAGFTFFSQPYLSLITNASVLNTELILNCAALIFGVGILVSCQLCSYRMAKLHSTLAFTFGLLILLVLAMASSGELLLAMMKLHVVDLTKLRLSYASKTINFTDLLSYIPIAFMLLFSLYYRFKFVAPLRTPLKDLQGIAYRQALARYYQQRRLLRLTLCTLIIAVVSLLYWDLVASKPATLSESTVVELGSDNEIHLNIKDLNLGNGKLYRFAWVASDGKVIRFFVINRYKDRVKLGVVFDACLLCGDAGYIQSGNQVICLACGVHIFIPSIGKAGGCNPIPMTFSQDATEVRISRASLMKGYQYFSQIMEIEVIDPVSKVTLLNTKASSQFKYQDKTWFFANDDNYERFRADPSTYIEHVSNNAGDK, encoded by the coding sequence ATGAGTTTTTTTGCTGCAAGTGTATTGCATAAATTTCTAATTTTTGTTTTTTTACTCGGGTTACTGTCTGCGCGGGCCTCATCGGTGAAGCTCAAAGCCGTGGTCATTCAATCCGCTCTCGGTATCGTTATCGGCTTTTTGATGTCTTTGTATATGCCGACGTCATTGCTGGCCCGTGTCTCTGTCTCTCTCCTTGAAGCCTGTGTGTTGGCGGCTATGGTGCTGACGCTGTTACTGCCCAAAGTATTAAGTATGTTGTGCGGTCTGTGGCAGATCGTGCTGCTTGCGCTGGCCGGATTTACCTTTTTCTCACAACCTTATTTATCATTAATAACCAACGCTTCGGTGTTAAATACCGAGTTGATTTTAAATTGTGCGGCACTGATTTTCGGGGTCGGCATACTGGTGTCATGTCAGCTCTGCAGCTACCGGATGGCCAAATTGCATAGCACGCTGGCGTTTACATTTGGTTTGTTGATCCTGTTGGTACTCGCCATGGCGTCAAGCGGTGAGTTACTGCTGGCCATGATGAAGCTTCATGTTGTGGACCTGACCAAGCTGCGTCTGTCTTATGCCAGCAAAACGATTAACTTTACCGATCTTCTGAGCTATATACCCATCGCATTTATGCTGTTATTCAGTCTTTATTATCGCTTTAAATTTGTGGCTCCGTTACGGACACCGCTGAAAGACCTGCAGGGGATCGCATATCGCCAGGCTCTGGCCCGATATTATCAACAGCGTCGGCTGCTGCGGTTAACGCTGTGTACGCTGATTATTGCTGTTGTTTCACTCCTGTACTGGGATCTGGTTGCCTCAAAACCGGCGACGTTATCGGAATCGACCGTTGTTGAGTTAGGCAGTGACAATGAAATACATCTGAATATAAAAGATCTTAACTTAGGGAATGGTAAATTATACCGTTTTGCCTGGGTCGCGTCGGACGGCAAAGTGATCCGCTTCTTTGTGATTAACCGGTATAAAGACCGGGTTAAGTTAGGCGTTGTTTTTGATGCCTGTTTATTATGTGGCGACGCAGGTTACATACAAAGTGGTAACCAGGTTATCTGCTTAGCTTGTGGGGTACATATTTTTATACCATCGATTGGTAAAGCCGGCGGTTGCAATCCCATTCCAATGACCTTTAGTCAGGATGCAACGGAAGTCAGGATCAGCAGAGCCAGCTTGATGAAGGGCTATCAATATTTTTCTCAGATCATGGAAATCGAAGTTATCGATCCGGTTTCAAAAGTAACATTATTAAATACCAAAGCCAGCAGTCAATTTAAATATCAAGATAAGACCTGGTTTTTTGCTAATGATGACAATTATGAGCGCTTCCGGGCGGATCCGTCGACATATATTGAGCATGTAAGCAATAACGCAGGAGATAAATAA
- a CDS encoding FTR1 family iron permease, which produces MKTIQVMVAALTVVVAAFMSVNVQAAPDYQLLVDDITARLEQTQTLYQQGQITDAKRKVQMAYFEVFENLEGPIRINYSADKSYQLESKFGLIRKLISQQAPLIQVANEIADLKHELSSLPELLSSGHQIIAESRYDLNDQIAPYWLAQIELIDERLGMAVVAYKAKQYDKTRIFVQQAQYEGYKNSELETYLGIEVSNAESSAFNRRFKLLMDLSTTDDQLIEFGYQTSNLVLELNDLLPGLKVPQSQQTQEITTTDKATDWEQVKGDILRSFDRVLALHEQGQYQDAIFATQDTYFDLFEASDMEAKIGARDVNFKAELESYFTKIVSLIKAHKPRAMIEDEVDKLSIGLTQAVRLLSEENQTPWSLFLYSVMIIVREGLEAILVVTAIVAYLVKNKHDDKLHIVKNSVFVALLASAVTAVIFKFALDNSGASQEILEGITMLIASLVLFSVSYWLIAKAEASRWKAYIDGKLSKSLTTGSIIGLWFASFLSVYREGAETALFYYALIADAQHAGYFMIAAGFAVGCVILGIAYLLIRYTVVKLPLRPFFICTGGLLYLMAFVFAGKGMLELIEGKLFQPILISEFPQITVLGIFPYVETLIPQVIIVMAALLALWSLKYNKIKQSDTTS; this is translated from the coding sequence TTGAAAACAATACAGGTTATGGTTGCCGCACTTACTGTCGTTGTTGCTGCTTTTATGTCTGTTAATGTGCAGGCTGCGCCGGATTATCAATTATTGGTTGATGATATTACTGCTCGTCTGGAACAAACTCAGACGCTTTATCAGCAAGGTCAGATCACGGACGCTAAACGCAAAGTTCAAATGGCGTATTTTGAAGTGTTTGAGAATTTGGAAGGTCCGATCAGGATCAATTATTCCGCGGATAAAAGTTATCAGCTAGAGAGTAAATTTGGTCTCATCCGTAAATTAATATCGCAACAGGCTCCTCTCATTCAAGTTGCAAATGAAATTGCAGATTTAAAACACGAATTATCATCCCTCCCGGAACTGCTGAGTAGCGGACATCAAATTATTGCGGAAAGTCGATATGATTTAAATGACCAAATTGCACCCTATTGGTTAGCTCAGATTGAATTAATTGATGAACGCTTAGGGATGGCGGTGGTTGCCTATAAAGCCAAACAGTATGATAAAACGCGCATCTTTGTACAGCAAGCGCAATATGAAGGTTACAAAAACTCAGAACTGGAAACGTATCTGGGCATCGAAGTGAGTAATGCTGAATCTTCCGCTTTTAATCGCCGCTTTAAACTGCTGATGGATCTGTCAACAACAGATGATCAACTGATTGAATTTGGTTATCAAACATCGAATTTGGTGTTGGAATTAAACGATCTCCTGCCCGGATTAAAAGTGCCGCAAAGCCAGCAAACGCAAGAAATTACAACAACGGATAAAGCGACCGACTGGGAGCAGGTTAAAGGCGATATTCTGCGCTCATTTGACCGCGTGTTAGCACTGCATGAACAGGGTCAATATCAAGATGCCATTTTTGCGACTCAAGATACTTATTTTGACCTCTTTGAGGCCAGTGATATGGAAGCTAAGATCGGGGCGCGTGATGTTAATTTTAAAGCTGAATTAGAAAGTTATTTTACCAAGATTGTCAGTTTAATTAAGGCGCATAAACCCCGCGCCATGATTGAAGATGAAGTGGATAAGCTCAGCATCGGATTAACGCAAGCGGTTAGATTATTAAGCGAGGAGAATCAAACGCCCTGGTCACTCTTTCTCTATAGTGTGATGATCATTGTTCGGGAAGGTTTGGAAGCCATTTTGGTGGTCACGGCGATTGTTGCCTACCTGGTTAAAAACAAGCATGACGATAAGCTGCACATAGTTAAAAATAGTGTGTTTGTGGCACTGTTAGCCAGTGCCGTCACGGCTGTTATCTTTAAGTTTGCGCTGGATAATTCCGGCGCCAGTCAGGAGATCCTAGAAGGGATCACCATGCTGATTGCATCTCTTGTTTTATTCTCAGTGAGTTACTGGCTGATTGCCAAAGCGGAAGCCTCCAGATGGAAAGCCTATATTGACGGCAAATTAAGTAAGTCATTAACAACCGGGTCAATTATAGGTTTATGGTTTGCCAGTTTCTTATCTGTGTATCGTGAAGGTGCCGAAACGGCGCTGTTTTATTATGCCTTGATTGCGGATGCACAGCACGCTGGGTATTTCATGATCGCGGCCGGTTTTGCTGTCGGTTGCGTGATCCTGGGTATAGCGTATCTGTTAATTCGCTATACCGTGGTGAAATTACCGCTACGCCCATTCTTTATTTGCACTGGCGGGTTGCTGTATTTAATGGCATTCGTCTTCGCCGGCAAAGGCATGCTGGAATTAATTGAAGGCAAGCTATTCCAGCCAATATTAATAAGTGAATTCCCACAAATTACGGTACTGGGCATATTCCCTTATGTAGAAACCCTGATCCCACAAGTTATTATTGTTATGGCTGCGCTACTTGCGCTCTGGTCGTTAAAATATAACAAGATAAAACAATCGGATACAACTAGTTAA
- a CDS encoding sensor histidine kinase — translation MDLIPSLLQQMCVYLVLAYLLSKTPLFIPLLNISSRWEHKLSCYLIFSMFCIMGSYFGLQYGDAIVNTRAIGAVMGGLFGGPVVGLAVGMTGGIHRYFMGGFTDLACAISTSVEGLIGGLLHVYLLRKNTIHYIFKPHVIFLVTLFSELTQMAILLVVAKPYEQAYALVSVAALPMITANTIGAVLFMSIIEDRKSIFEKYSTAFSQRALRIANRSVGILSQGLNTESAQTIARIIYEETNVGAIAITDTNNILAFIGIGEQHHHVNVPISSYIQQAIDENRIIDLNSKTNTYQCPIDDKCRLGSAFILPLRNGDNKVVGTIKLYEPRRKLLSNINISMAEGIAQLLSSQILLGHYQQQQTLLTQAELKLLHAQVNPHFLFNALTTISAVTRREPDKARMLIQHLAQFFRKNLKQNIESVSLREELSHVNAYLTIEQARLTNRLSVSIDIAPELMDIKLPSFTLQPLIENAIKHGISTMLSAGKVEIYSQNTPEGPRIFVTDNAGTFVTSKKENTGLGLKIVDKRLINHFNKHSSLQISTTKNKLTQVSFLLPTSAITTDKEH, via the coding sequence ATGGATTTGATCCCCTCTCTATTACAACAAATGTGTGTCTACCTTGTGTTGGCTTATCTGCTCAGCAAAACCCCCCTTTTCATACCATTATTGAATATCTCCTCACGTTGGGAGCATAAGCTTAGCTGTTATTTAATATTCTCAATGTTTTGTATTATGGGCAGTTATTTTGGTCTGCAATATGGCGATGCGATAGTTAATACGCGCGCAATCGGTGCTGTAATGGGCGGTCTATTTGGTGGTCCGGTTGTCGGGTTAGCAGTCGGTATGACTGGTGGAATACATCGCTACTTTATGGGTGGTTTTACCGACCTTGCCTGTGCCATTTCGACATCAGTTGAAGGCTTAATTGGTGGTTTGTTACATGTCTATTTATTACGCAAGAATACGATCCACTACATATTTAAACCACACGTTATTTTTCTGGTGACGTTATTTTCCGAACTGACACAAATGGCGATACTGTTGGTTGTTGCAAAACCCTATGAGCAAGCCTATGCACTGGTGAGTGTGGCCGCACTACCAATGATCACGGCAAATACCATAGGCGCAGTATTATTCATGAGTATCATTGAAGATAGAAAATCTATTTTTGAAAAATACTCAACCGCCTTTTCACAACGCGCACTTAGAATTGCTAATCGTAGTGTCGGTATTCTCAGTCAAGGACTAAATACTGAAAGTGCCCAGACCATTGCGCGCATTATTTATGAAGAAACCAATGTCGGCGCCATCGCGATCACGGATACCAACAATATTTTGGCCTTTATTGGCATCGGCGAACAACATCATCATGTCAATGTCCCTATTTCTAGCTATATTCAGCAAGCTATCGATGAGAATCGCATCATAGATTTGAACAGTAAAACCAATACTTATCAATGCCCAATTGATGACAAATGTCGACTCGGTTCAGCATTTATCTTACCGTTACGTAATGGTGATAATAAAGTTGTAGGCACAATTAAGTTATACGAACCACGCCGGAAACTCCTGTCTAACATCAATATATCAATGGCAGAAGGTATCGCCCAACTCCTGTCTAGTCAGATATTACTGGGCCATTACCAACAGCAGCAAACCCTGTTAACACAAGCTGAACTGAAATTATTACACGCGCAAGTTAACCCGCATTTTCTGTTTAATGCATTAACCACTATCAGTGCCGTTACGCGCCGCGAGCCCGATAAAGCGCGGATGTTGATCCAACATCTTGCCCAGTTTTTCCGCAAAAATCTAAAGCAGAACATTGAATCGGTTAGCTTGCGCGAAGAGTTATCTCATGTGAATGCTTATCTGACCATAGAACAAGCACGACTCACTAATCGTCTTAGCGTTAGCATTGATATTGCCCCTGAATTGATGGATATCAAACTGCCTAGCTTTACCCTGCAACCCCTCATTGAAAATGCGATTAAGCACGGTATTTCAACCATGCTGAGTGCGGGTAAAGTAGAGATATACAGTCAAAACACACCTGAGGGTCCACGTATTTTTGTCACCGATAATGCCGGTACATTTGTCACCAGCAAAAAAGAAAACACGGGTTTAGGACTTAAAATAGTAGATAAGAGACTGATTAATCACTTTAATAAGCACTCCAGTTTACAGATTTCAACGACCAAAAATAAGCTGACCCAAGTATCCTTTTTGCTACCAACCAGCGCGATAACAACGGATAAGGAACACTAA
- a CDS encoding ABC transporter permease — MFLLCLKQSMLRGRKRKMLAVFTLFLSAALLSALFAVSINIGDKMAREMKAYGANILIQSASETLAMNIDGVNYNPLSGQSFLNESALRDIKGIFWRNNIMGFAPKLTARVDIILTDKTLSQMPMMGTYFDKALAVEDEADYHTGMKIIAPYWQVEGSWPNDESITQVLIGKDIAVKYGVSINTPLTLSYHDRQYRVQVTGILTTGGEENQSVIVPLALAQQLLNLPGKIQQAQVSALTVPENALSKAARKDLAALSAEDFDKWYCTAYVSSIAHQLEEAIPGASVQPIWQVAASEGVVIEKLQLLLLVVTIAAFVAAGLGIASLMTTTILERSAEIGLMKSLGASNYEIHSLFYCEAMISSVIGAVFGCMAGAILARIIGWSLFGSPLEFSWIVVPVVIVVSVLIALGGSYFPAKAITKLYPVEVLHGQ, encoded by the coding sequence ATGTTTTTGCTGTGTTTAAAACAATCTATGTTACGAGGCCGCAAGCGTAAAATGTTGGCGGTCTTTACTCTGTTTCTGTCGGCAGCATTGTTGAGCGCGTTATTTGCTGTATCGATTAATATCGGCGATAAAATGGCCCGCGAGATGAAGGCCTACGGTGCCAATATTTTAATTCAGAGCGCCAGTGAAACCCTTGCCATGAATATTGACGGGGTTAACTACAATCCATTGTCCGGCCAGTCATTTCTGAATGAATCAGCACTTCGCGATATTAAAGGTATTTTCTGGCGTAATAATATCATGGGGTTTGCGCCAAAATTAACTGCCAGAGTGGATATTATCCTGACAGATAAAACCTTGTCGCAGATGCCCATGATGGGGACTTATTTCGATAAGGCGCTAGCGGTTGAGGATGAAGCCGATTATCACACCGGGATGAAAATTATTGCGCCGTATTGGCAGGTTGAAGGAAGCTGGCCGAATGATGAGAGCATCACCCAGGTCCTGATAGGAAAAGATATCGCAGTTAAATATGGGGTGAGCATTAACACTCCGCTCACGCTATCCTATCATGATCGACAATATCGTGTGCAGGTTACCGGGATTTTAACCACCGGCGGTGAGGAAAATCAATCGGTTATTGTGCCGTTGGCCTTAGCGCAACAATTGCTAAATTTACCGGGGAAAATACAACAGGCGCAAGTAAGCGCATTAACGGTACCGGAAAATGCGTTATCGAAAGCCGCCCGGAAAGATCTGGCCGCGCTCAGCGCAGAAGATTTTGATAAATGGTATTGCACGGCTTATGTTTCTTCTATCGCCCATCAACTGGAAGAGGCCATTCCCGGTGCATCCGTGCAGCCTATCTGGCAGGTAGCTGCGTCGGAAGGGGTGGTGATTGAAAAATTGCAGTTGTTGTTACTGGTAGTGACCATCGCGGCATTTGTCGCGGCAGGTCTGGGGATTGCGTCATTGATGACCACCACTATTCTGGAACGCTCAGCGGAAATTGGCTTAATGAAATCCCTGGGGGCGAGCAATTATGAGATCCATAGTCTGTTTTATTGTGAGGCCATGATCAGCAGTGTTATCGGCGCTGTATTTGGCTGTATGGCGGGGGCTATTCTGGCGCGGATCATTGGCTGGTCGCTGTTTGGCAGCCCGCTGGAATTTAGTTGGATAGTGGTGCCAGTTGTGATTGTGGTGTCGGTACTGATTGCGCTGGGTGGCAGTTATTTCCCGGCAAAAGCCATCACAAAATTATACCCGGTGGAGGTGTTGCATGGGCAGTAA
- a CDS encoding iron transporter has product MVNTHLIKTIVGGALIVASSQAMAFQEYPAGEPVDMNNMEIAAVYLQPILMEPRGMGLAPSLADIHLEADIHATKGNKNGFGVGQWIPYLTIEYTLTNNDTGKKQTGTFMPMIASDGTHYGANVKMMGIGNYTVVYHIDPPSKAGLYRHTDKETGVGRWWKAFDVKYDFKYVGLK; this is encoded by the coding sequence ATGGTGAATACCCATTTAATTAAAACAATAGTCGGTGGCGCGTTAATCGTAGCATCAAGTCAAGCCATGGCATTTCAGGAATATCCGGCGGGCGAACCAGTTGATATGAACAACATGGAAATTGCTGCGGTGTATTTACAGCCGATTTTAATGGAACCGCGTGGTATGGGATTAGCACCATCTCTCGCCGACATCCACTTAGAAGCCGACATTCACGCCACTAAAGGTAATAAAAATGGTTTCGGTGTTGGTCAGTGGATCCCTTATTTGACGATTGAGTATACGCTAACGAACAATGATACCGGTAAAAAGCAGACCGGTACCTTTATGCCGATGATCGCCTCTGACGGTACGCATTATGGTGCCAACGTCAAAATGATGGGAATCGGTAACTATACGGTTGTTTATCATATTGATCCACCATCAAAAGCTGGTCTTTATCGTCATACCGATAAAGAAACTGGGGTTGGTCGTTGGTGGAAAGCATTTGACGTGAAATATGATTTCAAATATGTAGGGTTGAAATAA